The sequence AGAAAAGTAGCATCAATGGCATCGCTACTGCCTTCATCAACGGTGAGGGGATTGTTAAGAAGGCTGGGTGGGTCGTTGATGGGAGTAACCGTGACCGAAACTGTTGCCGTGTCTGTATCGCCGTTGCCATCTTCTATCTGATAAACAAAACTGTCGCCGCCATCAAAATCGGGATTCGGCGTATAGACAATGCCATCGTCGGTGGGGTCGTTCAGCGTACCGTTGTTATCGACAGTTGCACTACCGTTACTAGGCACTGTAGTAATTATAATTTCCCCAGAAGCAGCACCGTTCAATCCAAAAGTATCGTTACCGGTTACTGCCAACTCATTTGCAGAACTATCTTCAACGACGGAAAACGTATCTTCGTTGGCAACCGGCAAATCATCAAATTCAAAGGCACCAATGTCGGGTTGGTCGTCGCGAAATTCGCCACGTTGGTCTTCTCCGATGGTGCTGTCAGTAGTTTGGTTGATGGCATTGGTTGCTCCTGGTAACAAAGCATGGGTTTGTGTGAGACCGCCATTGT comes from Geitlerinema sp. PCC 9228 and encodes:
- a CDS encoding Ig-like domain-containing protein, which encodes MQAVAFSIAPSLEISGGGISILSINNNASSSILNSTISGNTAGDSGGGIDIIGYSFDSILNLAHVTIAENESTNGGDGLNKNDGGTVNASYSLISNNGDFNISGVLDSDNQNVTDDLGNNLAPLADNGGLTQTHALLPGATNAINQTTDSTIGEDQRGEFRDDQPDIGAFEFDDLPVANEDTFSVVEDSSANELAVTGNDTFGLNGAASGEIIITTVPSNGSATVDNNGTLNDPTDDGIVYTPNPDFDGGDSFVYQIEDGNGDTDTATVSVTVTPINDPPSLLNNPLTVDEGSSDAIDATFL